In Phreatobacter stygius, a genomic segment contains:
- a CDS encoding peptide chain release factor 3 encodes MTTIPTTAQASTAAPTPASRRRTFAIISHPDAGKTTLTEKLLLFGGAIQLAGEVKAKQGRRQTSSDWMAIERSRGISVVTSVMTFEYGDCVFNLLDTPGHEDFSEDTYRTLTAVDSAVMVIDAAKGIEARTRKLFEVCRLRDIPTVTFINKMDREARDPFDLLDEIEKTLAIDTTPMTWPIGSGRDFAGTYDIARSQVRRLDRDDEPTKVNGPEAGLFDELLPKGAGEWRDQVELAIGGCKPFDLTSYREGHLTPVFWGSALRNFGVRDLIDALIAFAPPPRAQVAEGRTVTADEKNMSGFVFKIQANMDPNHRDRIAFLRVCSGKLTRGMKARLVRTGKPMPLNAPQFFFAKDRQLAEEAYAGDIVGIPNHGTLRIGDTLTEGEDIVFKGVPSFAPEQLRRVKLKDAMKAKKLREALQQMGEEGVVQLFVPNDGSPAIVGVVGALQLDVLKERLASEYSLPVDFDPCQFQVCRWITSADEQKLDSFIADHGSSMARDLDGAPVYMASSAFSLRYEEERAPGIVFSDIKDYQRAAD; translated from the coding sequence ATGACCACCATCCCGACCACCGCCCAGGCCTCGACCGCTGCGCCCACTCCGGCGTCGCGCCGGCGCACCTTCGCCATCATCTCGCACCCTGACGCGGGCAAGACGACGCTCACCGAAAAGCTGCTGCTGTTCGGCGGCGCCATCCAGCTCGCCGGTGAGGTGAAAGCCAAGCAGGGCCGCCGGCAGACCTCGTCGGACTGGATGGCGATCGAGCGATCGCGCGGCATTTCGGTGGTCACCTCGGTGATGACCTTCGAATATGGCGACTGCGTCTTCAATCTCCTGGATACCCCCGGCCACGAAGACTTCTCCGAAGATACCTATCGCACGCTGACCGCCGTCGACTCGGCCGTCATGGTGATCGACGCCGCCAAGGGCATCGAGGCCCGGACGCGCAAATTGTTCGAGGTCTGCCGGCTGCGCGACATCCCGACCGTCACCTTCATCAACAAGATGGATCGCGAGGCGCGCGACCCGTTCGACCTCCTGGACGAGATCGAGAAGACGCTGGCCATCGACACCACGCCGATGACCTGGCCGATCGGCTCGGGCCGGGATTTCGCCGGCACCTATGACATTGCCCGCTCGCAGGTGCGCCGGCTCGACCGCGACGACGAGCCGACCAAGGTCAACGGCCCCGAGGCCGGCCTGTTCGACGAATTGCTGCCCAAGGGTGCAGGCGAATGGCGCGACCAGGTGGAACTGGCGATCGGCGGCTGCAAGCCGTTCGATCTCACCTCCTACCGCGAAGGCCATCTGACGCCGGTGTTCTGGGGTTCGGCCTTGCGGAATTTCGGCGTGCGCGACCTGATCGACGCGTTGATCGCCTTTGCGCCGCCACCGCGCGCGCAGGTTGCCGAGGGCCGGACCGTCACCGCCGACGAGAAGAACATGTCGGGCTTCGTGTTCAAGATCCAGGCCAACATGGACCCCAACCATCGCGACCGGATCGCCTTCCTCAGGGTCTGCTCGGGCAAGCTGACCCGTGGCATGAAGGCAAGGCTGGTGCGGACCGGCAAGCCGATGCCGCTGAACGCGCCGCAATTCTTCTTCGCCAAGGATCGCCAATTGGCTGAGGAGGCTTATGCCGGCGACATTGTCGGCATTCCGAACCACGGCACGCTGCGCATTGGCGATACCCTGACCGAGGGCGAGGACATCGTGTTCAAGGGCGTGCCAAGCTTCGCGCCGGAACAGCTCCGCCGGGTCAAGCTGAAGGACGCGATGAAAGCGAAGAAGCTGCGCGAGGCCTTGCAGCAGATGGGCGAAGAAGGCGTCGTGCAGCTGTTCGTGCCCAATGACGGCTCGCCGGCGATCGTCGGCGTGGTCGGCGCCCTGCAGCTCGACGTGCTGAAGGAGCGGCTTGCCTCGGAATATTCACTGCCCGTCGATTTCGACCCGTGCCAGTTTCAGGTCTGCCGCTGGATCACCTCGGCAGACGAACAGAAGCTCGACAGCTTCATCGCCGATCACGGCTCGTCCATGGCGCGCGACCTCGACGGCGCGCCGGTCTACATGGCCTCCAGCGCCTTCTCGCTGCGCTACGAGGAAGAGCGCGCGCCGGGCATCGTCTTTTCCGATATCAAGGACTATCAGCGCGCCGCGGATTGA
- a CDS encoding TRAP transporter substrate-binding protein, with protein sequence MRRLIKVSVGLALLGFAGQASAQTLPPGPPVAIQMVTQLSPSIPQYTRVDIPMLREGIPQRSNGRISVTLASWPERNLNGPELLRVLRAGQIDLAGIALPTVAGDVPLLDIIDLAGLNASHEQGRRVAEAMLPTLNQELERVGVRIVAFYPFPAQVLFCRDPVTSLADLKGRRVRTPGGSQNDFMQSIGAQPVAIGFPEVYAALERGVVDCAVTGTATGNGARWYEVTKHLYTLPIQWGTAAYGVNLAWWNRLDPAVRQFLQETMNDVGEAQWKLGLEATEDGVQCNAGIAAGCRIGRVVENRPMTVTRASQADMALLRQSLSTVVLPAFVKRCGERCGEVYNRIVAPISGVRYEAR encoded by the coding sequence ATGCGCCGTCTGATCAAAGTGTCTGTTGGCCTGGCTTTGCTGGGTTTCGCGGGGCAGGCTTCGGCCCAGACCTTGCCGCCCGGCCCGCCGGTGGCGATCCAGATGGTGACGCAGCTCTCGCCGTCGATCCCGCAATATACCCGGGTCGACATCCCGATGCTGCGCGAAGGCATACCGCAGCGCTCCAACGGGCGCATTTCGGTGACGCTGGCGAGCTGGCCCGAGCGCAATCTGAACGGTCCGGAGCTGTTGCGGGTGCTGCGCGCCGGTCAGATCGATCTCGCCGGCATCGCGCTGCCGACGGTCGCGGGTGACGTGCCGCTGCTCGACATCATCGACCTTGCCGGCCTGAATGCGTCGCATGAACAGGGCCGGCGTGTCGCCGAGGCCATGCTGCCGACACTCAACCAGGAGCTCGAACGCGTCGGCGTGCGCATCGTTGCCTTCTATCCCTTCCCGGCCCAGGTGCTGTTCTGCCGTGATCCGGTGACCAGCCTCGCCGATCTCAAGGGCCGGCGCGTGCGGACGCCGGGCGGCTCGCAGAACGATTTCATGCAGTCGATCGGCGCTCAGCCGGTGGCGATCGGCTTTCCCGAGGTCTATGCGGCGCTCGAGCGGGGCGTGGTCGATTGCGCGGTGACCGGAACCGCGACCGGCAATGGCGCGCGCTGGTACGAGGTGACCAAACATCTCTACACATTGCCGATCCAGTGGGGGACGGCGGCTTATGGGGTCAATCTCGCCTGGTGGAACCGGCTCGACCCGGCGGTGCGGCAGTTCCTGCAGGAGACCATGAACGATGTCGGCGAGGCGCAGTGGAAACTCGGCCTGGAAGCGACCGAGGACGGCGTGCAATGCAATGCCGGCATCGCCGCGGGCTGCAGGATCGGCCGGGTGGTCGAGAACCGGCCGATGACGGTGACGCGGGCGAGCCAGGCCGACATGGCGTTGCTGCGCCAGTCTTTGTCGACCGTCGTGCTGCCGGCCTTCGTCAAGCGCTGCGGCGAGCGTTGCGGCGAGGTCTATAACCGCATCGTGGCGCCGATCAGCGGTGTCAGGTACGAAGCGCGATGA
- a CDS encoding HutD/Ves family protein codes for MIKLIDPRDHRTVPWKNGGGTATDYAVELAGDGEVVWRIGTAEILKDGPFSDYAGVTRVFTIIHGPGVHLDFEGEGTRTLPRDQPTRFAGAPAPFSRLRGAPATAFNLLMRDGAVQGDVAIWRGHGEPEAIAAAETIAVVAIEGTWSVTEGAETAALPPGWTALVAGGQRCTAAAPAGARAAIVRLRPA; via the coding sequence ATGATCAAGCTGATCGATCCCAGGGATCACCGGACCGTGCCCTGGAAGAATGGCGGTGGCACGGCGACCGACTATGCGGTCGAACTCGCCGGTGACGGCGAGGTCGTCTGGCGCATCGGCACGGCCGAGATCCTCAAGGACGGGCCGTTCTCCGACTATGCCGGAGTGACACGGGTGTTCACCATCATCCATGGCCCGGGCGTCCATCTCGATTTCGAGGGCGAGGGGACACGGACGCTGCCGCGTGACCAGCCGACGCGCTTTGCCGGCGCGCCGGCGCCGTTCTCGCGGCTGCGCGGAGCGCCCGCCACGGCCTTCAACCTGCTGATGCGCGACGGCGCCGTGCAAGGCGACGTTGCGATCTGGCGGGGGCACGGGGAGCCCGAGGCGATCGCGGCAGCCGAGACGATCGCCGTCGTGGCGATCGAGGGCACCTGGTCGGTGACCGAAGGCGCCGAGACCGCGGCCCTGCCGCCGGGCTGGACGGCGCTCGTCGCGGGCGGGCAGCGTTGCACTGCCGCGGCTCCGGCCGGGGCCCGGGCCGCCATCGTCCGCTTGCGCCCGGCATGA